In Caballeronia sp. SBC1, the DNA window TATGGAACCGGGGATAAGGTTTTAGTTCTTTTACGAACTTCTGAAAATTTACGGCTCCTTGAACCTGCCCGGCCTCCGCTTGTCGCCGATAGGCAGCGCCCGACCCGTTCCCATCATTCGACTCGCCGCCATGCTAACGACGACTCTCAAAGTCCAACGACCTTTCGCTCATGCACGGTCATCTGCCGCGTCTCGGCCAAAACGAAATTTCCGACGGGCTTGGACGCGCATGCCCCACATGATTCATCGGGCCATGATGGCTGCCTCTCGCATTGGATCAGGCACGGATGAACTCCGAGCTAGTTCAAAATCTGGAGCGCGCTCTCTAAGCGCTTGTCGTAAAGGCAGCATTTTCCGTGATGATTTTCAGTAGAAAATCCATGACTGCGCGTACTTGTGGCAAACGGCGCAGATCCCGATGCACGCCCATCCAGATATCTCGTGCAAATCGTTCACCGTCGTGCGCGACGCGCCGCAGATTCGGGTCGGTGTCTGCCACGAAGCACGGCAGGCCAGCCACGCCGGCGCCTGCTTGAGCCGCTGCGAGGTGTCCCGTGATGTCGCCGATTTCGCATGCAGCAGGTCTCCCTCTTGCGACGTTCATCAACCACGCCTGCTGTGGCCTATCCGCGAATCCGGCATCGTAGACGATGAACTCCCAGGCAGCCGGATTGTGCAGATGCGGGTAGTCCTTGCTTGCGTAAAGGTCAAACGACATACGCCCCAGCTTACGTACCACCGTGGTCGCTTCCGTCGGCCGAACCAGCCTTAGGGCTATGTCCGCTTCGCGTCGACTCAGGGAAACTTGCCGTGGCTCGCCCGAAACAGACAACTGCACGCTGGGATGTGCAATGCGAAAGTCCGCGAGGTGCTTCACCAGAAAACTGGCCACCAGCACAGGCGGTGCGCTCAGCGAGACCTTGCCGCTTAGCGGAGAAAGGCTGACATCCAGGAATCGTTCGATCGCGTACGCATTCTCTTCCATTCCCTGCGCCAGTTCGAACACCCGCTGACCAGCCTGAGTGAGCTTGCAGGATCGGGGAAGACGCTCGACCAGACGGGTCTTCATCTCGTCCTCCAATGCGCTCAAGCGTCGGCTTACCGTCGCGTGATCGA includes these proteins:
- a CDS encoding LysR family transcriptional regulator, whose protein sequence is MFDWENMRHFLAVARIGTLSGAARSLKVDHATVSRRLSALEDEMKTRLVERLPRSCKLTQAGQRVFELAQGMEENAYAIERFLDVSLSPLSGKVSLSAPPVLVASFLVKHLADFRIAHPSVQLSVSGEPRQVSLSRREADIALRLVRPTEATTVVRKLGRMSFDLYASKDYPHLHNPAAWEFIVYDAGFADRPQQAWLMNVARGRPAACEIGDITGHLAAAQAGAGVAGLPCFVADTDPNLRRVAHDGERFARDIWMGVHRDLRRLPQVRAVMDFLLKIITENAAFTTSA